A single genomic interval of Phocoena sinus isolate mPhoSin1 chromosome 15, mPhoSin1.pri, whole genome shotgun sequence harbors:
- the OXT gene encoding oxytocin-neurophysin 1 encodes MAGPSLACCLLGLLALTSACYIQNCPLGGKRAVLDLDVRKCLPCGPGGKGRCFGPSICCGDELGCLVGTAEALRCQEENYLPSPCQSGQKPCGSGGRCAAAGICCSPDGCRGDPACDPEAAFSQL; translated from the exons ATGGCCGGCCCCAGCCTCGCCTGCTGCCTGCTCGGCCTCCTGGCGCTGACCTCCGCCTGCTATATCCAGAACTGCCCCCTGGGCGGCAAGCGGGCCGTGCTGGACCTCGACGTACGCAAG TGTCTCCCCTGCGGCCCCGGGGGCAAAGGCCGCTGCTTCGGGCCCAGCATCTGCTGCGGGGACGAGCTGGGCTGCCTCGTGGGCACGGCCGAGGCGCTGCGCTGCCAGGAGGAGAACTACCTGCCGTCGCCCTGCCAGTCGGGCCAGAAGCCGTGCGGTAGTGGGGGCCGCTGCGCCGCCGCCGGCATCTGCTGCAGCCCGG ACGGCTGCCGCGGCGACCCCGCCTGCGACCCCGAGGCCGCCTTCTCCCAGCTCTGA